Proteins encoded by one window of Rhodobacteraceae bacterium IMCC1335:
- a CDS encoding protein meaA, protein MSPSPKDRPWLIRTYAGHSTARDSNALYRSNLQKGQTGLSVAFDLPTQTGYDSDHLLAQGEVGKVGVPICHLGDMRSLFEQIPLDQMNTSMTINATAPWLLALYIAVAEEQGANIRALQGTVQNDIIKEYLSRGTYICPPQPSLKLIGDVAEYCYEQLPKWNPMNVCSYHLQEAGATPEQELAFALATATAVLDELQARVPAHDFPKLVGRISFFVNAGIRFVTEMCKMRAFVELWDEICQSRYGVENPKYRRFRYGVQVNSLGLTEQQPENNVYRILIEMLAVTLSKNARARAVQLPAWNEALGLPRPWDQQWSMRMQQIMAFETDLLEYEDLFDGNPTIEAKVERLKDEARHELASLDALGGAIEAIGYMKSRLVESNTQRLNKIASKETTVVGVNKFTTGEPSPLTAGDGGIMTVDPAVEQDQVDRLNAWRSARDDASVATALRSLRAAARAGENIMPASIAAAKAGVTTGEWAAQMRLIYGEYRGPTGVAHGVSNQSEGLDEIRDAVDLVSQKLGRRLGFLMGKPGLDGHSNGAEQIAARARDCGMKIAYDGIRLTPEQLIASVQEHQPHVIGLSILSGSHIPLVEDMMKRLQLAQLDNIPVVVGGIIPQEDMIRLTAMGVAKIYTPKDFELNTIMMDIVSLADPTDLAAE, encoded by the coding sequence ATGAGCCCATCACCAAAAGATCGTCCATGGTTGATCAGAACATATGCGGGCCATTCAACGGCGCGCGACTCAAATGCGCTTTACCGATCAAATTTGCAAAAAGGCCAGACAGGATTGTCGGTAGCCTTCGATTTACCCACCCAGACAGGCTATGACAGCGATCATCTATTGGCGCAGGGGGAAGTTGGAAAAGTCGGGGTGCCAATTTGCCATCTTGGCGATATGCGCAGTCTGTTTGAGCAGATCCCCCTCGACCAGATGAACACCTCAATGACGATCAATGCTACAGCCCCTTGGCTGCTGGCGTTATATATCGCGGTTGCTGAGGAGCAGGGCGCCAATATAAGAGCGCTGCAAGGCACCGTGCAAAATGATATTATCAAGGAATATTTGTCGCGAGGCACCTATATTTGCCCCCCGCAACCCTCGCTCAAATTGATCGGCGATGTGGCAGAATATTGCTATGAGCAGCTGCCAAAGTGGAACCCGATGAACGTGTGCTCTTATCATTTACAAGAAGCCGGAGCGACACCAGAACAAGAACTTGCCTTTGCTTTGGCAACCGCAACCGCGGTATTGGATGAGTTGCAAGCACGCGTGCCAGCGCATGATTTTCCCAAACTCGTCGGTCGTATCTCGTTTTTTGTGAATGCAGGCATTCGCTTCGTCACAGAAATGTGTAAGATGCGCGCTTTTGTGGAGTTGTGGGATGAAATTTGCCAATCCCGCTATGGCGTTGAAAATCCAAAATACCGACGGTTCAGATATGGGGTGCAAGTTAATTCACTGGGGCTTACCGAACAGCAACCGGAAAACAATGTCTATCGTATTCTGATCGAAATGCTGGCGGTCACATTGTCAAAAAATGCCCGCGCGCGAGCCGTGCAATTGCCAGCTTGGAATGAAGCTTTGGGCCTACCGCGCCCCTGGGATCAACAATGGTCGATGCGGATGCAGCAGATCATGGCCTTTGAGACCGATCTGCTGGAATATGAAGATCTGTTCGACGGCAACCCCACCATCGAGGCCAAGGTTGAGCGTTTGAAAGACGAAGCGCGCCATGAGCTGGCATCGCTTGATGCGCTGGGCGGCGCAATCGAAGCGATCGGCTACATGAAATCGCGCCTCGTGGAAAGCAACACGCAAAGGCTGAACAAGATCGCTTCGAAAGAAACCACCGTGGTTGGGGTCAATAAATTCACCACGGGAGAGCCTTCGCCGCTTACCGCCGGAGATGGTGGCATAATGACGGTTGATCCCGCCGTTGAGCAAGATCAGGTGGACCGGTTGAACGCTTGGCGCAGCGCCCGCGATGACGCATCCGTTGCGACCGCGCTGCGCAGCTTACGCGCGGCGGCGCGGGCAGGTGAGAACATCATGCCCGCTTCTATCGCTGCGGCCAAAGCCGGCGTAACAACCGGCGAATGGGCGGCGCAAATGCGGCTTATCTATGGCGAATACAGAGGGCCAACCGGCGTGGCGCATGGCGTGTCCAACCAAAGCGAAGGGCTGGATGAAATTCGCGATGCGGTCGATCTTGTGAGTCAGAAGCTGGGGCGCCGCTTGGGCTTTTTGATGGGCAAACCCGGGCTTGACGGCCATTCGAACGGGGCCGAGCAAATCGCCGCCCGCGCACGCGATTGCGGAATGAAGATTGCTTATGATGGCATCCGCTTAACCCCCGAACAACTGATTGCCTCTGTTCAAGAGCACCAGCCCCATGTGATCGGTCTGTCAATCTTATCGGGCAGCCATATTCCTTTGGTAGAAGATATGATGAAACGCCTGCAACTGGCCCAACTTGATAATATTCCCGTGGTGGTTGGCGGCATTATCCCACAAGAGGATATGATCCGTCTGACAGCGATGGGCGTTGCAAAAATATACACCCCGAAAGATTTCGAACTGAACACCATTATGATGGATATCGTCAGTCTTGCAGATCCAACCGATTTAGCCGCAGAGTAA
- a CDS encoding DUF1989 domain-containing protein: MEMPEDGAARQAIKPVICYPVESLPKPDMAALKTLRQFAVKSDEVIIAPRDASCFDAPAGSFFRISSIEGAQVGDLNLWNAQNLHERFYSGKTRALHGTHLTQEERMWSCFPYLRPMATVFEDTLAWYGVDAYGGSVHDVIGTRCDPYTHGLLSGGEAYHHCCHSNLTRALAGRLARPVREVEEMVHDVLNVFMCTGFTRDTGQYFMKASPVRPGDYLEFFAEIDLLGALSACPGGDCSLEHSSDTAICHPLKVEIFSAPPDALADWQGPALSSYDRGHGV, from the coding sequence TTGGAAATGCCTGAAGATGGCGCTGCGCGCCAAGCTATAAAGCCCGTGATTTGTTATCCGGTTGAAAGCTTACCCAAGCCCGATATGGCGGCTTTGAAGACATTGCGCCAGTTCGCCGTAAAATCCGATGAAGTGATTATTGCACCGCGCGATGCCAGCTGTTTTGATGCGCCGGCGGGCTCGTTTTTTCGCATTTCTTCTATCGAAGGCGCGCAGGTTGGTGATCTGAATTTGTGGAACGCCCAAAATCTGCATGAACGGTTTTATTCTGGGAAAACCCGCGCTCTGCATGGCACGCATCTCACGCAGGAAGAGCGGATGTGGTCATGCTTTCCCTATTTGAGGCCGATGGCAACGGTATTTGAAGATACGCTTGCATGGTATGGAGTCGATGCATATGGGGGCTCGGTGCATGACGTGATTGGAACCCGCTGTGATCCGTACACGCATGGTTTGCTTTCGGGCGGTGAGGCCTATCACCACTGCTGTCATTCCAACTTAACCCGGGCTTTGGCGGGCAGGCTGGCACGGCCCGTGCGCGAGGTGGAAGAGATGGTGCATGATGTTTTGAACGTGTTTATGTGCACGGGGTTTACCCGCGATACGGGGCAGTATTTCATGAAAGCCAGCCCTGTACGCCCAGGTGATTATCTTGAGTTTTTTGCCGAAATTGATCTTTTGGGGGCGCTAAGCGCCTGCCCTGGGGGGGATTGTTCCTTGGAACATTCCAGCGATACCGCGATATGTCATCCGCTAAAGGTCGAGATCTTTAGCGCGCCCCCGGATGCCTTGGCGGATTGGCAGGGCCCTGCACTGTCGAGCTATGATCGCGGCCACGGGGTGTAA
- the deoD gene encoding purine-nucleoside phosphorylase, with translation MTIHIGATPDQIAETVLLPGDPYRAKWAAETFLSDVALVNEVRGMLGFTGFYKDHRVTIQGSGMGMPSLSIYANELIKDYGAKTLIRIGSCGGMQPHVGIRDIILAMTASSISTPSLGIFKEFNFAPCADYALLEAAARAAQAKAIATHIGGIYSSDVFYDERPDLNQEMTRHGILGVEMEAAELYNLAARYGVRALAVLTVSDHLQTGEALPADQREKSFGDMVEIALHAAFDV, from the coding sequence ATGACAATCCATATCGGTGCCACCCCAGATCAAATCGCAGAAACCGTTCTTTTGCCCGGCGATCCCTATCGCGCGAAATGGGCGGCGGAAACCTTCCTATCTGACGTCGCGCTTGTGAACGAAGTGCGCGGCATGCTGGGATTTACCGGGTTTTATAAAGACCACAGGGTGACCATCCAAGGATCGGGTATGGGCATGCCATCTTTATCCATCTACGCCAATGAGCTGATCAAAGACTATGGGGCCAAAACTCTGATCCGAATTGGATCCTGTGGCGGCATGCAACCACATGTTGGGATACGCGATATCATTCTGGCAATGACCGCCAGCAGCATTTCCACCCCGTCTCTTGGCATTTTTAAAGAATTCAACTTTGCCCCTTGCGCCGATTATGCTTTGTTAGAGGCGGCGGCCCGCGCCGCGCAAGCCAAAGCCATCGCAACCCATATTGGCGGTATCTACTCGTCAGATGTGTTTTACGATGAGCGTCCCGACCTAAACCAAGAAATGACCCGCCATGGCATCTTGGGTGTCGAAATGGAGGCGGCCGAATTATACAATCTTGCCGCGCGATATGGCGTTCGGGCTCTGGCCGTTTTGACCGTTTCAGATCATTTGCAAACCGGCGAGGCGCTGCCCGCGGATCAGCGGGAAAAGAGCTTTGGAGATATGGTGGAAATCGCGCTGCACGCAGCTTTTGACGTATAA
- a CDS encoding GNAT family N-acetyltransferase, which yields MITTRSLRPNDYHAWQALWQGYLAFYETELAENVYRTTFERLCSNDITRQNAIVAELGGEMVGLVHYIFHPHNWRVEDVVYLQDLFTAPQQRGKGVAKALINAVYHASDQAGCPSVYWMTQEFNHQARHLYDQIGQLTPFIKYTR from the coding sequence GTGATCACAACGCGCAGCTTACGGCCCAACGACTATCACGCCTGGCAGGCGCTTTGGCAGGGGTATCTGGCATTTTATGAAACCGAGCTGGCGGAAAACGTATATCGCACCACCTTTGAGCGCCTCTGTTCAAACGATATCACAAGGCAAAACGCAATCGTGGCCGAACTGGGCGGTGAAATGGTGGGCTTGGTGCATTATATTTTTCATCCGCATAATTGGCGGGTCGAAGATGTGGTATATCTGCAAGATTTATTCACCGCACCGCAGCAACGCGGCAAAGGGGTTGCCAAAGCTTTAATCAACGCCGTGTATCACGCCAGCGATCAGGCCGGGTGCCCAAGCGTCTATTGGATGACGCAAGAATTCAATCACCAAGCCCGCCATCTATATGATCAGATCGGCCAGCTTACCCCTTTCATAAAATATACACGATAG
- the ccrA gene encoding crotonyl-CoA carboxylase/reductase: MALDVKPETARYEAKEKDLYDVGEMPPLGFVPKSMHAWAIRRERHGEPDRSFQLEVVDVPSLGSHDVLVLVMAAGVNYNGVWAGLGIPISPFDVHKAAYHIAGSDASGIVWAVGEKVTRWRVGDEVVIHCNQDDGDDEECNGGDPMYSASQRIWGYETPDGSFAQFTAVQSQQLMPRPKHLTWEESACYTLTLATAYRMLFGHHPHDLKPGQNVLVWGASGGLGSYAIQLINTAGGNAIAVISDEDKRDFVLSLGAKGVINRKDFKCWGQLPVVNSEAYKTWFAEVRKFGKAIWEITGKGVNVDIVFEHPGESTFPVSTFVCKKGGMVVICAGTTGYNLTLDARYLWMNQKRVQGSHFAHLQQASAANKLMIERRLDPCMSEVFGWNEIPAAHIKMRRNEHKPGNMAVLVQAPRAGLRTFEDAIL; this comes from the coding sequence ATGGCGCTTGATGTAAAGCCTGAAACGGCACGCTATGAGGCCAAAGAAAAAGATTTATACGACGTCGGAGAAATGCCGCCATTGGGGTTTGTTCCAAAATCTATGCATGCCTGGGCCATTCGCCGCGAGCGGCATGGCGAACCGGATCGCTCGTTCCAATTGGAAGTTGTGGATGTCCCTTCGTTGGGCAGTCATGACGTGCTGGTTTTGGTAATGGCTGCCGGGGTGAACTATAACGGAGTTTGGGCTGGTTTGGGCATTCCAATAAGCCCGTTTGATGTGCATAAAGCCGCGTATCATATCGCTGGCTCTGATGCCTCTGGTATCGTTTGGGCCGTCGGCGAAAAGGTCACAAGATGGCGCGTCGGGGATGAGGTGGTGATCCATTGCAATCAGGATGATGGAGATGATGAAGAATGTAATGGTGGCGACCCGATGTATTCTGCCAGTCAGCGGATTTGGGGTTATGAGACACCGGATGGATCTTTTGCACAATTCACGGCGGTACAATCACAGCAATTGATGCCGCGCCCCAAGCATCTGACATGGGAAGAAAGTGCCTGTTACACGCTGACATTGGCGACCGCCTATCGGATGCTATTCGGGCACCACCCACATGACCTAAAGCCAGGGCAAAACGTGTTGGTTTGGGGCGCGTCTGGGGGTTTGGGCTCTTATGCAATCCAACTGATCAATACGGCTGGCGGGAATGCGATTGCCGTGATTTCGGATGAAGATAAACGCGACTTTGTGCTGAGCTTGGGCGCGAAAGGCGTTATCAATCGCAAAGATTTTAAGTGTTGGGGGCAATTGCCGGTTGTGAATTCTGAGGCATATAAAACCTGGTTCGCCGAGGTGCGCAAGTTTGGCAAGGCCATTTGGGAGATTACGGGCAAGGGCGTGAATGTGGATATCGTGTTCGAACACCCCGGTGAAAGCACCTTCCCCGTTTCGACCTTCGTGTGTAAAAAAGGTGGGATGGTGGTGATCTGTGCGGGCACCACAGGGTATAATCTGACGCTAGATGCACGTTATCTTTGGATGAACCAGAAGCGCGTGCAAGGCAGCCATTTTGCGCATTTGCAGCAAGCCTCAGCGGCCAATAAGCTGATGATCGAACGGCGGTTAGATCCTTGCATGTCCGAAGTCTTTGGTTGGAATGAGATTCCCGCCGCGCATATTAAAATGCGCCGCAATGAGCATAAGCCGGGAAATATGGCGGTTTTGGTACAAGCGCCACGGGCAGGTTTGCGCACGTTTGAGGATGCGATTTTATAG
- a CDS encoding LuxR family transcriptional regulator yields the protein MTRYTKITTFEPTLGRLENASQLADVQSVIEEFRDVFCVDHMVYHWVNSKCGRLGVGTYSGAWVSRYIQQSYIRIDPVILGCFQRFHPVDWKDLDWSSKAARAFQADALDHGVGRQGLSIPIRGPKGQYALFTISHNASDEAWAGFIEIARRDLILIAHYFNKKILDIEAEGIAAPSPALSPRENETLTFLALGYSRGQVAHTLCISENTLRVYIESARYKLGAANTTHAVSLAVSRGLILL from the coding sequence GTGACGCGTTACACAAAGATCACGACCTTCGAACCCACGCTGGGCCGCCTCGAGAACGCCAGCCAGCTGGCTGATGTTCAATCCGTTATTGAAGAATTTCGCGATGTATTTTGCGTTGATCATATGGTGTATCATTGGGTGAATTCGAAATGTGGGCGGCTGGGGGTGGGCACGTATTCGGGCGCTTGGGTCAGCCGTTATATCCAGCAATCCTATATTCGTATCGATCCGGTGATTTTGGGGTGCTTTCAGCGGTTTCACCCCGTTGATTGGAAAGATCTTGATTGGTCAAGCAAAGCGGCGCGGGCGTTTCAGGCCGACGCGTTAGATCATGGGGTGGGTCGTCAGGGGCTGTCTATTCCGATCCGTGGGCCAAAAGGCCAATACGCTTTGTTTACGATCAGTCATAACGCTTCGGATGAGGCATGGGCGGGCTTTATCGAAATAGCTCGGCGCGATCTTATTTTAATTGCGCATTATTTTAATAAAAAAATTTTAGATATCGAAGCCGAAGGTATCGCAGCTCCCAGCCCCGCGCTTTCCCCGCGCGAAAATGAAACGCTGACATTTCTGGCGCTTGGGTATAGTCGGGGGCAAGTTGCGCATACATTATGCATTTCGGAAAATACATTGCGCGTCTATATTGAAAGTGCGCGCTATAAATTGGGCGCTGCCAATACCACGCATGCGGTTTCTTTGGCAGTCAGCCGCGGGTTGATTTTGCTCTAG
- a CDS encoding AAA family ATPase, which translates to MQMRQVELSLDQAEAYDHVAALLRAAGVDLENNLLVPGRERDARVTALIGKAGSGKTLLLSELYHAMRSIGVEVVSGDYEPRRNRTKRSLAILAPTNKAASVLRMKGVPATTIHRILYTPVYDPEYEKIADWLAGQSEKPQIEDLSEAALARAFEFYQNNKSIPGALAAAGLRGSDFITGWKRREDPLDIGFIDEASMLDDRQFEDLQQIFPILVLFGDPAQLAPVNQSGQMVFEKLDPEKQITLQRVHRQDADNPILDLAHALGDPALGFSDFEAMISHYATRDERVILGQRVDVDLMARSPVLVWRNATRIRLISAFRRVYDAPETELLEGEPLICDGIELPLKHRKKRLDLEARGLIKGAQVVYLGPGRRAGFSKLHVIGAEDPKVSAASIIKIEKPGEEEPFIPFAANMGAAFLHGAAVTIHKAQGSQWETVQVFAPDLEMAARMGRVEANQPLWKRLAYVAITRAEQRLIWVVRNRLSKPSTPLQIEDLRAQAPAPLALDIQEDG; encoded by the coding sequence ATGCAGATGCGGCAGGTTGAACTTTCTTTAGATCAGGCAGAGGCCTATGATCATGTGGCGGCGCTGCTGCGCGCCGCTGGCGTAGACCTTGAAAACAACCTTTTGGTACCGGGGCGCGAGCGCGATGCCCGCGTTACCGCTTTGATCGGTAAGGCGGGTTCGGGGAAAACCTTATTGCTGTCGGAACTTTATCACGCGATGCGCAGCATCGGTGTTGAGGTCGTGTCGGGGGATTATGAACCGCGGCGCAATCGTACCAAGCGCAGTTTGGCGATTTTGGCACCCACGAATAAAGCCGCCAGCGTGCTGCGTATGAAAGGTGTGCCGGCCACCACCATCCACCGCATTCTTTATACGCCGGTTTATGATCCGGAATATGAAAAAATTGCGGACTGGCTGGCCGGTCAATCTGAAAAACCACAGATTGAAGATTTAAGCGAGGCGGCCCTGGCGCGTGCTTTTGAGTTTTACCAAAACAATAAATCTATCCCGGGGGCGCTGGCTGCGGCTGGCTTGCGTGGTTCGGATTTCATTACCGGCTGGAAGCGCCGCGAAGATCCGTTGGATATCGGCTTTATCGATGAAGCCTCAATGTTGGATGATCGACAATTTGAGGATTTACAGCAAATTTTTCCAATATTGGTTCTATTCGGAGATCCGGCGCAATTGGCCCCGGTAAACCAATCGGGCCAAATGGTATTTGAAAAATTAGACCCGGAAAAGCAGATCACGCTGCAACGCGTTCATCGCCAAGATGCGGATAATCCGATCTTGGATTTGGCCCATGCGCTCGGTGATCCTGCGCTTGGATTTTCTGATTTTGAAGCGATGATTTCGCATTATGCCACGCGCGATGAGCGGGTTATTTTGGGCCAGCGCGTCGATGTTGATCTGATGGCCCGCAGCCCGGTTTTGGTTTGGCGCAATGCCACCCGAATTCGGCTTATTTCGGCCTTTCGAAGGGTTTATGATGCACCCGAAACCGAGCTGCTAGAGGGCGAACCACTGATTTGCGATGGCATTGAATTGCCGTTGAAACATCGTAAGAAGCGCCTTGATTTGGAGGCGCGGGGCCTGATCAAAGGCGCGCAAGTTGTCTATTTGGGCCCTGGGCGGCGCGCCGGCTTTTCAAAATTGCACGTGATCGGGGCGGAAGACCCAAAAGTTTCAGCGGCCTCGATCATCAAAATTGAAAAACCCGGTGAAGAAGAGCCGTTTATTCCGTTTGCGGCCAATATGGGCGCCGCTTTTTTACATGGCGCGGCCGTGACCATCCATAAAGCGCAGGGCAGCCAATGGGAAACGGTGCAGGTTTTTGCACCAGATCTGGAAATGGCTGCGCGTATGGGGCGAGTCGAGGCCAATCAACCGCTTTGGAAGCGCCTTGCCTATGTGGCGATCACCCGGGCCGAGCAGCGGCTGATCTGGGTGGTGCGTAACCGATTGTCCAAACCCTCAACCCCGCTTCAAATCGAGGATCTTCGCGCGCAGGCTCCGGCGCCTTTGGCTTTGGATATTCAAGAAGATGGATAA
- a CDS encoding autoinducer synthase yields the protein MLRYLYGDQLSDHPLLRDTMFRDRASQFRTRLKWRVDVDENGFERDEYDALNPLYVVLENNLGRHEGSLRLLPTTGRCMINEKFCFLLGGSSLSSPLIWESTRFCLAPKAFKHSASKLMLAAGEVMLGFGVEQSVAVFDHTMRRIYRRIGATPEILAEQGAGKTYIGLGLWTFSPLQRQAVARRAKVLPEHSSRWFDLAFGASKRVVPVP from the coding sequence TTGCTTAGATATCTTTATGGCGATCAGCTATCTGATCACCCGCTTTTGCGCGACACCATGTTTCGTGATCGTGCCTCCCAGTTTAGAACCCGCCTTAAATGGAGGGTGGATGTGGATGAAAATGGCTTCGAGCGCGATGAGTATGACGCGCTTAATCCGCTTTATGTGGTCTTGGAAAATAATCTTGGCCGGCATGAGGGCTCTTTGCGGCTGCTGCCCACCACGGGGCGCTGTATGATCAATGAGAAGTTCTGTTTTTTGCTGGGAGGCAGCAGCCTGAGCAGCCCGTTGATCTGGGAATCTACGCGGTTCTGTCTGGCTCCGAAAGCGTTCAAGCATAGCGCGTCAAAATTGATGCTGGCGGCGGGTGAGGTCATGCTTGGGTTTGGCGTTGAGCAATCGGTGGCGGTCTTTGATCATACGATGCGGCGCATCTATCGGCGTATCGGGGCAACCCCTGAGATTTTAGCCGAGCAGGGCGCCGGGAAAACATATATCGGGTTGGGATTATGGACTTTTTCTCCCCTGCAGCGTCAGGCGGTTGCCCGCCGCGCGAAGGTTTTGCCGGAACATTCAAGCCGTTGGTTTGATTTGGCTTTTGGGGCAAGCAAGCGCGTGGTGCCTGTGCCGTAG
- the sdhB gene encoding succinate dehydrogenase iron-sulfur subunit — protein MVQLTLPKNSRIRTGKTWPKPAGATNIRKFSIYRWSPDDGENPSVDTYFVDMDRCGPMVLDALIKIKNEIDPTLTFRRSCREGICGSCAMNIDGINTLACIYGMDEIKGDVKIYPLPHMPVIRDLIPDLTHFYAQHASIMPWLETKTNRPAKEWKQSIEDRKKLDGLYECVMCASCSTSCPSYWWNGDRYLGPAALLHAYRWIIDSRDEATGERLDELEDPFKLYRCHTIMNCAKTCPKGLNPAKAISEIKKMMVERTV, from the coding sequence ATGGTTCAGCTAACGCTTCCTAAGAATTCACGGATCCGCACTGGAAAAACCTGGCCAAAACCAGCAGGTGCAACCAATATCCGCAAGTTTTCCATCTATCGGTGGTCGCCAGATGATGGAGAAAACCCCAGCGTTGATACTTATTTCGTGGATATGGATAGATGCGGCCCGATGGTCTTGGACGCGCTGATCAAAATCAAAAACGAAATTGATCCCACCTTGACCTTTCGCCGCTCGTGCCGGGAAGGTATTTGTGGCTCTTGTGCGATGAATATCGATGGCATTAACACGCTGGCTTGTATTTATGGCATGGATGAGATCAAGGGCGATGTGAAGATCTATCCCTTGCCGCATATGCCCGTTATTCGCGATTTGATCCCTGATCTAACGCATTTTTATGCCCAGCATGCCAGCATCATGCCTTGGCTGGAAACCAAAACCAACCGTCCGGCGAAAGAGTGGAAGCAATCGATCGAAGATCGCAAAAAACTGGATGGGCTGTATGAATGCGTGATGTGCGCCTCTTGCTCAACCTCCTGCCCGTCTTACTGGTGGAATGGCGATCGCTATTTGGGGCCAGCTGCCTTGCTGCACGCCTATCGCTGGATCATTGATTCGCGCGATGAAGCTACAGGCGAGCGGTTGGATGAATTGGAAGATCCGTTTAAGCTCTATCGCTGTCATACGATCATGAATTGTGCCAAAACCTGCCCCAAAGGGCTTAACCCGGCTAAGGCGATCTCAGAAATTAAAAAGATGATGGTCGAGCGGACAGTCTAG